In the genome of Drosophila yakuba strain Tai18E2 chromosome 3R, Prin_Dyak_Tai18E2_2.1, whole genome shotgun sequence, one region contains:
- the LOC26536206 gene encoding uncharacterized protein LOC26536206 — translation MSPGSLVFSIVLLLRYFNLINCEINCKLERKRAADLSVKCCQLTRPSLDKGNVECRKSLNLPAHRKFNFAELYTINMCIEECNYIGSGYIEIDPPFRLDLANIHINLQTIAPQPQNESIPFLVDAYRKCELFRSSHGRRFTLHLPDIEFIEEPCNPFALQITICIRIHAMQKCPSAFYVDSEECRLAREYFIQCVGDIESNLA, via the exons ATGTCCCCTGGGTCGCTTGTATTTTCTATAGTC CTACTGCTCAGGTATTTTAACCTGATCAACTGCGAAATAAACTGCAAATTGGAAAGGAAAAGGGCCGCa GACTTGTCCGTTAAATGCTGCCAGCTAACACGTCCCAGCTTAGATAAAGGCAATGTCGAATGTAGAAAAAGTCTCAACTTGCCAGCGCACCGAAAATTCAACTTTGCCGAACTATATACGATTAATATG TGCATTGAGGAGTGCAACTACATAGGCAGCGGGTACATCGAAATCGATCCACCCTTTCGCCTTGATCTGGCCAACATCCACATCAACCTGCAGACGATTGCACCCCAGCCACAGAATGAATCGATTCCATTCCTGGTGGATGCGTATCGGAAATGCGAGTTATTCCGATCGTCGCACGGCAGACGATTCACTCTCCACCTGCCCGATATTGAATTCATCGAGGAACCCTGCAACCCCTTTGCCTTACAAATCACCATATGCATCCGCATCCATGCAATGCAAAAGTGTCCCAGCGCATTCTACGTGGACAGCGAGGAGTGCCGATTGGCCAGGGAATACTTCATACAGTGCGTCGGGGATATCGAAAGCAATCTTGCCTAG